The Mycolicibacterium monacense genome contains the following window.
GCGTTCCCGGCGACCCTGCCCGACGGCGCACCGCACACCGACTTGCGCGGTATCGGTGGTTGCCTCTACGCGCTGCTCGCGAAATGTTGGCCCGAAGACGTGTCGGAACCCGCGCAGTTGGCCGAGTTGCGACCTGGGACACCGTATTTGGTGTCGGCGACGGCCTCCGGTCTGGTGCGGCCCGAACCCGGGATCACGAGTGCCGCGACAGTTCTGACGATGCTTCGGCAGGCCGCGCGCGACGGCCGCGACGACGGTGCCGACATCCGCGTCCTGCCGCCGCTGGATCCACCGCCGCCGGGGGCGTATGCCGCGTTCCGCAACTTCGGACCGGACGAACAGGCGCAGGAAGCCCGCAAGAGCGTGCTGCGCGCGACGATCGGCGCCGCCGCGGCGGTCGTCACGGCGGGTGTGGTGATGCTGGGCTCGAGCGTCAACGAGGTGTTGCAGGCTCCTGACGAGACCCCGGCGATGGATGCCGGGCAACTGGGCTTGCAGGACGGCCCGACGTCGGTCGCACCGAAGGTCCCCGAGGAGACGGTCAAGGCTGCCGCGGCGGATGCGCCGGTCAAGCCGGTGAGGGCGGAGGTGTTCTCGACCGACGGCAGGCCGGACAACCCCGGGGAAGCGGGTCGCGTGATCGACGGCGACCCAGCCACCGCGTGGTCGACAGACCGGTACTACGACGCCGATCCCTTCCCCGAGTTCAAGGAGGGGCTGGGGTTGATGCTGGAGTTGCCGGCTCCGACGACGCTCGGATCGGTCGAGGTCGATCTCGGGAGCACCGGTACGGTCGTGCAGGTTCGGTCGGCGCCCGGACAGTCCCCCGCCGCGCTCGGCGACACCACGGAGATCAGCGCGCCCACGCCGATGCAGCCGGGCCGCAACACCATTGCGGTGCGCAGCCGTGAACCGGTCAAGCACGTCCTCGTGTGGGTGAGCACCCTGGGCAGCACCGACGGCCGCAATCAAGCCGCGGTCTCCGAGATCACGCTGCATCCGCCCGCGCCGCCGGCGTAGCGGTTTGCCCGACGCCAACGGCTCTGCTTCGTTACGCTCCGGTCAGCCAGCGCATTTCGGTTGCCGGCCATGGTGGTGCATGCGACGAGGAAGAGGCCGTTTTGATGGATGAGTTCCCGCAGGACTACGAAATCTTCGACCTCGGCGACGTGACGCTGCAGCACGGCGCCACGCTGCGCGACGCCAAGCTCGCGTACAAGACCTATGGCGAGCTGAATGCCGACAAGACCAACGCCATCGTCTATCCGACCTGGTACTCCGGACGCCATTGGGACAACGAGTGGCTGATCGGCGAGGGTATGGCGCTAGACCCGACCAAGTACTTCATCATCGTCCCGAACATGCTCGGCAACGGGCTCTCGTCGTCACCGTCGAACACACCGCCGCCGTACGACGCCGCACGATTCCCGCACGTGACCTTCTACGACCAGGTCGAGCAGCAGCACAAGCTCGTCACGTCGTTCGGGATCGAGACCCTTCCACTCGTCACGGGCTGGTCCATGGGTGCCGGGCAGACCTACCAGTGGGCCGTCAGTTATCCGGACATGGTGCAGCGCGCGCTGCCGTTCTGCGGCTCGTCGAAGACCAGTGAACACAACATCGTGTTCCTCGAAGGCGTCAAGTCGGCGCTCACCGCCGACGCCGCTTTCAAGGAGGGCTGGTACACCGAGAAGCCGACCAAGGGGCTGCGTGCGGCCGCCCGCGTCTACGCCGGGTGGGGTTTCTCGCAGGCGTTCTACTGGCAGCAGGAGTACAAGAAGATGGGCTACTCCTCACTCGAGGACTTCCTCGTGGGCTTCTGGGAGGGCTTCTTCCTCGACCGCCGCGATCCGAACAATCTGTTGGCGATGCTGTGGACCTGGCAGAACGGCAACGTCGGCGCCACCCCCGGCCGGGGGTTCGACGGCGACCAGGTCGCGGCGCTCAAGACCATCAAGGCGAAGATGATCGTGGCGCCGGCCGAGAAGGACCTGTACTTCCCGCCGGAGGACGAGGAGTTCGCCGTCAGCCACATCCCCAACGCCGAATTGCGCGTCATCCCAGGCATTTACGGGCATTTCGCCGGCGGGGACGCGAACCCCGCCGACAACCAGTTCATCGACGCCGCCCTCAAGGATCTGCTGGCGCGCTGAGTACCGCGGCGGACCGCTGCGTGATCAGGACTGGCCGTCGCGTGCCTGTTCGATCTGATACTTGATCTCCCGGTAGGCCTGCACTCGGGCCATCACGGCGTCCACCGCGGAGTCCTCGGGTGTGGTGTTCGGCGCGGCCCCGATGCCGTACAGCATGGCGCTCAGCTTCGCGTGCAGTTCCGCGCGCTGCTCCGCGACCCGCGCATCCTCGCGTTCGGTGCGTAGCGACTTGTCGATGAGTTGGGCTTCTACCGCGCACTTGCCGACCAGCTCGACGCGCTCGATCGCGGTGCGTTCGAGATTGGCGGCGGTGGTCTTCGCCTCGGCGAGGATCACGCGGTCCTCGGCACTCGGTTTGTCCAGTGCGGACAGCTTGCCCGCCACGCCGCGTAGGGCGTGCGCCTTCTGGAAGTTCTCGGTGATCCCCCGGATGTCGGCGGTGAAGTCGACGTCACCCAGCCAGCCTGCGCGGGCGGCTTCGGAGCCGGCGATCTGTTTCACCGCTCGTAGGGCGGATTCGACCAGCGCCGCATTCGCTTTACCGAGGGTGTCGATACGCCGTTGCTTCTCCGTGCGCGCCCGCTCTTCACGCTCCCGCTTCGCGGCAGCCGCTCGCGCTGCCTGCTCCGCGCGTTCGCGTTCCGCCGCCTCTGCACGGCTCTTCTCCACCGCCTCGAAAATGCGGTAGGCGACCCAGCCGAGCACGATCACCGCGACGCCGATGCCGATGGCGATCCAGACGGGTTTGGGCACCATGGCGATGAGCACGATGACGAAGAAGATGGCGCCACCGATGGCGCCGGATCCGTCGGATGAACGCTTGCTACCCATCCCGAGCCCCCACTCACTGCGTTGGCCCATTCTAGCTACGGGTACCGACAGGCTGATGGCTTCGTGCCTGCGCCGGCGAACGAGCGAGCAGGGCCCAGAATCCCGTCGCGTGAGGGGTCCCAGGCAGTCAACCAGGTAGCGAAGGTCACTGAAAGGTGCCTTTACACAGAGGTTTTCTGACATGGATAGTTTGCCTCACTAGACGGCTGCGGGCGGTCACCGAGTGCGCGCGTGCGCGGTTTCGCTAACCCCGGCGATCTGGATCGGACGGCCTTCGGCGGTAGTCCCGACCGTCACTTCCTACGCCGCGACCTGTGGCGATGCGATCACCCGGAGGCCAGCAAACCCTCAAGGAAGATCTTCGTCATGCGTTCGTTGAAGGACGACGTTTCGCCGGGCACCGGTTGGCACATGAGCGCAATCGTGGTCAGCACGTCGCGTGCCGACACGGTGTCGCGGTTTCGAACGTTCAGAGGTACCCGTTCGAGTAGCGAATCCAGGACCGGCTCAAGACGGTCCAGCAGAGTGTCGGCCAGGCCGGTGTAGGCAGGATCTCCGGAATGCAGCGCGTTCGCGAGGCCGTGTTTGGTGCGCACAAACTCCGCGAATCGGCTGACCCAGGCCACCAACGCATCGCGGGGTTCCATGCGTGCGGTCAACTCATGCGCTGCCTCGATGCAGTCATCGATCTCGCGCTCGATGACAGCGAGGATGAGATCGGATCTGCGTGGGAAGTGGCGGTAAAGCGTCCCCACGCCCACACCGGCCAGGTCGGTGATGGTTCTAGCGGGAACATCGACACCGCTGTCCGCAAAGGTTGTCTTCGCTGCCTCCAGGATCGAGAGGACGTTGCGTTGAGCGTCAAGGCGTTGGCGGCGCCCCGTGTTGATGCTGGCGTTGGTCACGCCTGCGCGCTCGGGTCGACCTGCCATGGCCTCTAGCTTAATGGAACATCGTTCCGTATATTACCGGAAAGAGGTTCCAGATACTGTTCGACCTTGAGACGGAGGCACACGATGAGATACCGAACCCTCGGACGGACTGGAATACAGGTGAGCGCCATCGGCCTCGGCGCGATGATGTTCGCCACCCGCATGGGCAACTCGAAACAGGAATCAGTCGATGTCATTCATCGCGCGCTCGATGCTGGCATCAACCTGATCGACACCGCCGACGCTTATGAAGACTCCGAAGACATCGTCGGTCATGCGCTCAAGGGCCGCCGCGACGACGTCGTCCTGGCCACCAAGTTCGGTAGGCCCGTGGACGACAACCCCAACCATCGAGGCGCGTCGCGCCGCTGGATCGTTGCTGCAGTGGAGAACTCGCTACGCCGACTGCAGACCGACTACATCGACATCTACCAACTGCATCGCTCCGATCCCGACACCGACCTCGAAGAAACCCTGTCGGCTTTGACAGACCTGGTCCGCAGCGGGAAGATCCGTGCCTTCGGAACCTCCACCCTTCCTGCCTCAAATCTTGTGCAGGCGCAGTGGATTGCCGAGCGGCACGGATACGAGCGACCGCACACTGAGCAACCGCCGTACTCAATCCTCAATCGCGGCATTGAACGCGAAGTGCTACCTATAGCCCAGCAGTACGGCCTAGGTGTCCTCGTATGGGGACCACTGGGGCAAGGCATGCTCACCGGGCGTGTGCGTCGCGGTCACGACAACGACGTCATTCGCGCCCAGCTGCTCTCCTCGTTTCACGACCAACGCCGTCTAGATGCAGTCGAGCGCCTGATTCCCGTTGCCGCGCAGGCCGGCCTGAGCATGCCGCACCTGGCTATGGCGTTCACCATCGCCCATCCCGGCGTGACGGGCGCGCTGCTCGGCGCGCGGACCATGAGCCACCTTGATGATCTACTCACCGGCACCGACACCGTCCTCGGCGACGACGTTCTCGACGAGATAGACGACATCGTGCCCCCAGGCACCGACGCTGGGCCCCTGGACCAAGACCACACCCCGCCTGCCATACAAAAGGCCGCACTTCGTCGCCGCCCGCTCGCTGAGCGCGCGGCCGCATAGTCTCGGACCCCGCACGCGAAGCGTTCAGCAAACTCTAGCGATTTCCACACGTGACATGACCGCGCCGTCCGTATCAACGAGACTCAATAGGAAGGGTTGGCGCGTCTCGTATCGAGTCCAAAGTGCTGCCGCCGTTCACGGCTGCCGGACGTCGATGAGGTGCCCGCAGCAGAGGCAGACCAGCTCGTGACGCTCCTCGGTCGTGATTTGGATCAAGGCCGGCCACACGAGGAGTTTCGCGGCATCCGGCGGTTTTGGATCCGAAACTGGATCGCCACTCGCTTGTCGTAGTCGGGCCCGATGGCCCCGGCAAGAGCGACGTCGTCGACGCCATCGACTTCGCGTTGACCGATACCGTCGCCGCCGAAGCGGTGCGGGCCGGAGGAGTCAACTTGATCGAGCACCGACTGCACGTGCACGCCCTACAACTCCTCGGTGCCCCGAGAGGGCGGCCCCCGGCCGGATCAGATGCGCTTCAACGATTATGGCGACCCACGCGACGTCGTCCCCAGCGCAGCGTGGAGTCGTACTGCCGCCCCACCCTCGCCAAACACAGAGGTCACGAACCCGTATGAGTTCGTGACCTCTGCGCCTGCGGTTCATGAACCGCTCGCTGTGGGCGGTTCAGTTGTGCTGGTCAGTATGGGTTTCTGCGGTCGCTTCCACTGGGTTTTACGGGTTTGTCCACAGCCTTTTCCGATGCGCAGAGGCCGATCTGCCTGGGCGTCGTTAAGGCTGGTGAGCCTCGCGTCGGCCTGCGGGATCGGCTGATTGTCGCAAGCTGAGGAACGCGGGCCAACGTTGCGATGCGGGTCCCGCCCGAAGTTGCTGTATCGGGCCGAAATTTCCACAACCTTTTTCGCGTCGAACACACCAATAGGCGGGCTGACCGAAGGTGCCAGCCCGCCTACCTGCGAGAAGGATTTGTCAGCTGCGTCGGGGCATCGGTGTGGGTGGGTGTCCGAGGTCGGCGGCAAGTTGGCGCAGCCGGATGTCGATGGCTTCGGTGCGCCGCATCTTGGGGTCGTGGTTCTGTTGGGCGCGGATGTTGACCGTTGCGGCGGCCAGCGCGGTAGCGATCTTGATCATCGGCGTCCTGCGCGGCCCGGTGGTCAGTGAGTCCAGGCCGGCGACGTGGCGAGACTTGAGCTGGCTGAATCGTTGTTCGGTGAGTGCTCGGGCGGCTTCGAAGTAGAGGGTGTGCTCCCAAGAGCCGGGGACGAGGTCCCATTGGGCCATCTTGAGCTGGCCGTCGGTGAGGTAGACGGTGATGCTGGAGTTGCTACAGCATGCCATGGCGTCAGCAGGCCAGTCCGGTTCGGCCATCGGCAGTCCGGTGACCTCGGTGTGCATCGATTCAGGTTTGTGCGGGCACATGACTGTCCCCAGTGCTGCCGGGCAGACTTGCCGGATCTTGACCCGCCTCGGTGGTGTGGCGGCGATGGCTGGCCGACCGAATCGGCAGTCAGCCATTACAGCCCGTGAGTGCAGCCCCATCAGGAAGGGATAGATGGCTTGCAGGCGGCGATCGTGGGTTCCGAAATTGTCTTGTGCAAGGAGTTCTTCGGTGCTGGGGGTGCGGTGGCCGGTGATCCGTTTGATCACCGCGGGACAGTAGAACGCGCCTGCGTACTGCAGGGGTCCGGGTTCGGGCCCGTCGGGAGCACCCGGCGGTGAGGCGCTCGGGTATTCGACGGTCCAGTGTTTCGGGTAGCGCACCACCGGTGAGAAGCCGTGTTTGAGCATGAGTTCGGCGAATCCGTTCTTGGGGTTGTAACCCATGTCGGCGGTGAGCAGCGGTCGCCGGGATCGGCCACTCCTACTTGCGCTACGACCATCGACACCGTTGCGGCGAGCGTGGGTCAACGCGGTCGCTAGGCCCTCGACGCTGCCGCTGGTCGGGGCGTGGACGTCCATGCCGACGAACAGGGCGGGCTGGGCGTGCAAGGCGTCGCGGCGCGCGACCCGGGACACGAAGGTGGCTCCGATGCCGAACCCGCTGGGTTTGATCTCTCCTGGGATGCCGGGTTGTTTGATTTGGCCGCGCTTGTCGCGGGCCCAGTACCGCGCTACCGAGGATGCTCCACGGTAGCGCTCTGGACGGGTGCCCAACATGCCGTCGGGTGCCGCGGTGTTGATGATTGTTTCGTCGACAACGACGTCGCCGTGGCAGTCGGTCGGGGCGGCGGCCCTGATCGACCCGTAGAGCAGATCGTTGATCACGGCGGTTAGTCGTTGATCGGCCAGGGCGCTGCGGACGTGGTCGTCGGGGCTGCGGGCGTGTAGGCGGGCGGCGTATTCGGCGTTGGTCATCCGCCGGGCGGGCAGATCTGAGTCAGGGTCCAGGGGTTGCATGCGCAAGCTCCAGAACCGGTGGAAGCGCTTGTACTCGGTGACTGCCATGGTGCTGATGGCGGTGCAGTCTTGTCCTGCCATACCGACCGCGGCGAGCTGATCGGCGCTGAATTCGCCGAGGGTGTCCATCGTGCCCCGCAGACTGTACGGGCGCCCGATGATGAACCGCACCAGCAGCGCGACGAACACCCCGGTCACGGTGTAGGAGATTCCCGCGCATTTGCGGCCACCGGGCTGCACGGTGTCGCGCCAGTAGTCTTCGATGCTCTGTGCTGCACCAGATTTCACGATAACCTCCAGCGCAGTGGCGAACACGTCATCGGCGATCGTGCACAGCTGCTGTCGGTTACGGATCATCGCCGCGCCTCGT
Protein-coding sequences here:
- a CDS encoding protein kinase family protein; translated protein: MTTIEHQDPGASAERPTQPLPAPGRALNPATTQVPGCIVGGRYRLLVCHGTSGVLEFWQAVDLAAGRAVAVTLVDPRSNLPIEWVNEILSLTVRLRGVDAPGIATILDVLHTGQCGVVVADWVAGGSLREVADTDPAPEAAAAALESLAMAAEASHRAGMHLSIDDPARVRISSDARAVLAFPATLPDGAPHTDLRGIGGCLYALLAKCWPEDVSEPAQLAELRPGTPYLVSATASGLVRPEPGITSAATVLTMLRQAARDGRDDGADIRVLPPLDPPPPGAYAAFRNFGPDEQAQEARKSVLRATIGAAAAVVTAGVVMLGSSVNEVLQAPDETPAMDAGQLGLQDGPTSVAPKVPEETVKAAAADAPVKPVRAEVFSTDGRPDNPGEAGRVIDGDPATAWSTDRYYDADPFPEFKEGLGLMLELPAPTTLGSVEVDLGSTGTVVQVRSAPGQSPAALGDTTEISAPTPMQPGRNTIAVRSREPVKHVLVWVSTLGSTDGRNQAAVSEITLHPPAPPA
- a CDS encoding TetR/AcrR family transcriptional regulator, with amino-acid sequence MAGRPERAGVTNASINTGRRQRLDAQRNVLSILEAAKTTFADSGVDVPARTITDLAGVGVGTLYRHFPRRSDLILAVIEREIDDCIEAAHELTARMEPRDALVAWVSRFAEFVRTKHGLANALHSGDPAYTGLADTLLDRLEPVLDSLLERVPLNVRNRDTVSARDVLTTIALMCQPVPGETSSFNERMTKIFLEGLLASG
- a CDS encoding alpha/beta fold hydrolase — protein: MDEFPQDYEIFDLGDVTLQHGATLRDAKLAYKTYGELNADKTNAIVYPTWYSGRHWDNEWLIGEGMALDPTKYFIIVPNMLGNGLSSSPSNTPPPYDAARFPHVTFYDQVEQQHKLVTSFGIETLPLVTGWSMGAGQTYQWAVSYPDMVQRALPFCGSSKTSEHNIVFLEGVKSALTADAAFKEGWYTEKPTKGLRAAARVYAGWGFSQAFYWQQEYKKMGYSSLEDFLVGFWEGFFLDRRDPNNLLAMLWTWQNGNVGATPGRGFDGDQVAALKTIKAKMIVAPAEKDLYFPPEDEEFAVSHIPNAELRVIPGIYGHFAGGDANPADNQFIDAALKDLLAR
- a CDS encoding aldo/keto reductase; the protein is MRYRTLGRTGIQVSAIGLGAMMFATRMGNSKQESVDVIHRALDAGINLIDTADAYEDSEDIVGHALKGRRDDVVLATKFGRPVDDNPNHRGASRRWIVAAVENSLRRLQTDYIDIYQLHRSDPDTDLEETLSALTDLVRSGKIRAFGTSTLPASNLVQAQWIAERHGYERPHTEQPPYSILNRGIEREVLPIAQQYGLGVLVWGPLGQGMLTGRVRRGHDNDVIRAQLLSSFHDQRRLDAVERLIPVAAQAGLSMPHLAMAFTIAHPGVTGALLGARTMSHLDDLLTGTDTVLGDDVLDEIDDIVPPGTDAGPLDQDHTPPAIQKAALRRRPLAERAAA